Proteins encoded together in one Microbacterium sp. ABRD28 window:
- a CDS encoding GNAT family protein: protein MLLTDPVILENAHVRLEPLAAGHAADLREAAAGLEHAWYTSVPTPADVDAEIARRRAWGERGEMNPWAVVRADTGAAVGMTTFCNIDQANRHVEIGYTWLGVASQRTAVNTAAKLLLLGHAFEVCDAIAVEFRTHFHNRQSRAAIERLGAKLDGILRNHRLGPDGSLRDTAVYSLLPHEWPAARLGLQARLRRG, encoded by the coding sequence GTGCTGCTGACCGACCCCGTCATCCTCGAAAACGCTCACGTCCGGCTCGAGCCCCTGGCGGCTGGGCACGCCGCCGACCTGCGCGAGGCTGCCGCGGGTCTCGAGCATGCGTGGTACACCTCCGTACCGACCCCCGCCGACGTGGATGCCGAGATCGCACGGCGGCGGGCGTGGGGGGAGCGCGGCGAGATGAACCCGTGGGCGGTCGTGCGCGCCGACACCGGCGCGGCCGTCGGCATGACGACCTTCTGCAACATCGACCAGGCGAATCGGCACGTCGAGATCGGTTACACCTGGCTGGGCGTGGCGTCGCAGCGCACGGCGGTCAACACGGCCGCGAAGCTTCTCCTGCTCGGGCACGCCTTCGAGGTGTGCGACGCGATCGCGGTGGAATTCCGCACCCACTTCCACAACCGGCAGTCGCGCGCGGCGATCGAGCGCCTCGGCGCGAAGCTCGACGGGATTCTGCGCAACCACCGCCTGGGCCCCGACGGGTCGCTGCGCGACACCGCGGTGTACTCGCTCCTCCCCCACGAGTGGCCCGCCGCACGGCTGGGCCTCCAGGCGCGGCTTCGCCGCGGGTGA